The Scomber japonicus isolate fScoJap1 chromosome 9, fScoJap1.pri, whole genome shotgun sequence genome includes a region encoding these proteins:
- the akr1a1a gene encoding aldo-keto reductase family 1 member A1-A has translation MSAFVTLSTGQKMPMVGLGTWKSAPGQVKQAVLAALDSGYRHIDCAAAYGNEQEVGEALALRVGLGKALRREELFLTSKLWNTKHDPKDVEEACRMSLAHLGVSYLDLYLMHWPMAFQPGKELMPRREDGTVCYSDTHYRDTWVAMESLVDKGLVKAIGLSNFNARQTDDIIKMARHKPAVNQVECHPYLSQANLLAHCRSVAVCVTAYSPLGSGDRPWASPDEPSLLEDPRLGAIAQRYQRTPAQVVLRWHVQRGVVCIPKSVTPSRIQQNLQVFDFSLSEDDMKLMESFNRNERFIIPTVEREGKRVWRDAEHPHFPFHDLY, from the exons ATGAGTGCCTTCGTGACTCTGTCGACAGGGCAGAAGATGCCTATGGTTGGACTCGGCACATGGAAGAGTGCACCAGGACAG GTGAAGCAAGCGGTGCTGGCAGCTTTAGACTCTGGGTACAGACACATCGACTGTGCAGCTGCATACGGCAATGAACAGGAGGTGGGAGAGGCTCTCGCTCTCAGGGTCGGCCTTGGCAAG gcTCTGCGTCGTGAGGAACTGTTTTTAACATCCAAACTGTGGAACACCAAGCATGACCCCAAGGATGTTGAGGAAGCATGCAGGATGAGTCTGGCCCACCTGGGTGTCTCCTATTTGGACCTGTACCTTATGCACTGGCCCATGGCATTTCA gccGGGGAAGGAGCTGATGCCTCGACGGGAAGATGGGACTGTGTGTTACTCTGACACACACTACCGGGATACTTGGGTGGCCATGGAGAGCCTAGTGGACAAAGGTCTGGTCAAGGCTATAGGGCTGTCCAACTTTAACGCCAGGcagactgatgacatcatcaagatGGCCAGACACAAACCTGCAGTGAACCAG GTGGAATGTCATCCATATTTGTCTCAAGCAAATCTGCTGGCTCACTGTCG GTCAGtggcagtgtgtgtgacagcttaCAGTCCTCTGGGCAGCGGGGACAGACCTTGGGCTTCTCCTGATGAGCCTAGTCTCCTGGAGGATCCACGACTGGGAGCCATCGCCCAGAGATACCAGAGAACACCTGCCCAAGTCGTACTGAG GTGGCACGTTCAGAGGGGCGTAGTGTGTATCCCTAAAAGCGTGACACCCTCCAGGATCCAGCAGAACTTGCAGGTGTTTGACTTTTCCCTGTCAGAGGACGACATGAAGCTGATGGAATCCTTCAACCGCAACGAGCGCTTCATCATCCCAACAGTCGAG